TCAAATCTTCCTTATAGAAGGAAGAAAGTTTTGACACAATCCTATGCAGGTTCTAAAGAGGATTCTTTGATTGGTGATAGTAGAAGACTTACTTATAAAGAAGTGTCTGATAGGATTGCTTCCTTAATGCTAGGTTCAGATTTGAATACTTTTCTCATGCTTGGAGCGCAGACAACTTATCTCAAGGATAAGAAGAATGTTTGGTATCCTGTTGTTCTTACAAACCTTAGTGTGTTAAAGTATCTTAAGGATAAAGGTATACAGACTGGTGCGTATGTAATGTGCTTTCTTACTCTCGGTCAGGATAAAAAGAATATTTTTAAAGGTTATAAGCCTATAAAAGTTTTAAGGAATGGAAAGATTACAGATGAATACAAATTCACTTCCATAACTTCTTCAAAGCGAGTTCAGGATATTATTGATATCCTTACCTATATAGGTAGATTGGATTATGTAGATTTTCTGGGATTAGATTTTATTAGGGTAGGAGACTACGGAGGATATGAACTTATACCTGACTTTTACAACGAGATACTGTTAAAGTTAAACCTAGAGTCTATAACCAATATTTCGTATCCTACCAATAACATTGACAGAATGTCTAGGTTTGTAGCAAGTAATGAGAAGTTGAGAAGAGTTTTCAGATGGTATCAGTCCGTAAGGGTAAGTAAGATAATAAAGAAGATAAGGGAAGAACTTATGAATAGGGGTATAAATAAGCCTCTCATTGCGTTTATGCTTGGGTGGAACGCTGGGAGGGAACACGGACAGGATCTGTTTATGTTTAGAGATGCTGGGATAGATTATTCTTTCTACATGCTGTATGAGTTTTATACGGACCAGATGTTTGAAGAAGCAGGTAATTACTACTTGAGGTATGTTTATAATCTTGACTCAAACATAGTTTTCGGGAATATAGTTGATAGTATTCTGAATAGGGGTAATCAGGTAGCACTTGACACCTTTTCAAACAGGCTCAAGATGTTTGTAACGCACTACTCATACTTTCCTCCAAATGGTTTCTTCATTCATGACTTGTATCGTATCTTACACGGTAGGATAGAACCTTATACTAGAACGGAGTGGTTGCTTAAGATCAAAGAAACTGTTATGTATATAGATCAAAGTGAGACACTTAATAGGAGATACTAAGGGAGCATAACTGCCCCCTTATGAAGAATTACATGTTGGCAACTGTGTTGTTAGTAGAATCAGGAGTTGAGTCTATTTGTAATGGGTTATTTATGTTTGTCCAGTCAATATTATTTGTTATTAGTATGTTTCCAGTATATTCTCTGTACAAGTACTTCAACCTGTTCGTTATGAATGTGTTATTTACTAGTTTATGACCTGTTATGTCTTCATTTTCCTCATATATACCTATCGCTGTAGTATCATTATTACCACCTATGAAGCAATTTGAGATTATAAGATTCTTCAACTTACTTTGATATTCATGCAAGTAAATGACTGAGTTTGTAGATGAGAGTGTCCAATTATTGGTTATGTAAGAGTTGAGTAATGAGACATTTGACGCTAATACTATTGATAATCCTCCTCCGTGATTAGTAGCAATATTGTTATACACGCTACCAACTATTGTAATGTAATTACAACTGGATATATATATGCCTCCACCAGTCTCTGTAATGTTTTGATACACACTTCCAGATAAACTATTAGTATGTGAACTGTTTATATATATTCCTCCTCCACAGTTTGTAGTAGAATTACTAAATATAGTACCACTTATACTATTGCTATGAGAATAGTCTAGTGTTATACCACCTCCAGAGAAATTAGCGTAGTTATTGTGTATAATTCCATTTATGGTATTATTACGAGAGCTACTTAGGTTTATTCCTCCGCCTGTGAATTTGGCTCTATTGTTGTATACTGTGCTAGTTATGTTGTTAAGATCAGATTGTTGCAGGAAGATTCCACCACCCTGTATAGACTCATTGCTATAAACATTACCACTTATCGTGTTGTTATCAGCAACCAAAAGGTATATTCCTCCTCCGTTGGTAGCAGCAGTATTATTAAATACATTACCACTTATAGTGTTGTTATGAGAATAGTAAAGGTATATTCCACCCCCATCATTAGAACTCAAGTTAGCATATACATTACTAGCTATAATATTAGTATGCGAGTAATACATATATATTCCTCCTCCCCCTCTTGTAGAATAGTTGCTGTATACACTACTTGCTATTAAATTCTCGCTTGAACTATACAAGTATATTCCTCCTCCTAAGCTACTAGGTTGATTACCTGATGCACTATTGTAATATACACTTCCACTTATCAGGTTACTGTGAGAGTATGATAGATATATACCTCCTCCCTCATAATTTACAACTCTATTACTGAATATATTTGCAATTATGATGTTACTATGAGAAGATGCAATGTATATTCCACCACCTCTTGAGCTAGCAGAGTTGTTTGATATTACGACATTACTTATCAGGCTGTATGAAACATTGTCAAGGTATATTCCTCCTCCTACGCTATGAGGGAAACTACTGTAATTTGCATTACCTTTTCTTATTACTAGGTTTTTTATAACTATGTTGGTTGCATTGGTAATGAATAATATATGATATAAAATATTCTCACCATCCAGCTCACTGTATCCTATTATGTTGTTGAAATTTGCATCCCATCCTCCTATTATCCTAATGTTGTTATTCGTTATTAATACACCACTATCACCAATAAATCCGGTTTCATTAACCAACCCACCACCAGAGGTAGGTCTGTATAAACCAGTTGTTGTGTATATCTCATTGACATTATAAATTCTAGCTCTACTTACAGCAGTCTGTATATTCCTCACCGGTGAGGTTTTTGATACTCCGTTATTACTATCATTACCGTTAGTTGATACATACATTCTGAGCGCTACTATAAAACTTACTGATTGTGTTGAACTTGTATTACCAGCATTATCAATGGAATATACATATATTGTATTTACACCTTCATTCAAACTTGTCAAGTTAGTAGTCCAGTTATCAGTTCCATTAACCTGACCGAAACCTCCACTATCACCTAACCTTAAGAATACACCACTTACTGTGCTGCTATAACTATGTGCTGTTCCACTTACAGTTATGCTTGTTGAGTTAATTATTTGATTATTTGTTGGATCTGATATGCCAACTGATGATCCTAATTGAATTACGAAACTTACGCTTTGTGTTGAACTGGTATTCCCAGCATTATCTACTGCATAGACATATATTGTGTTAGTTCCTCCACCTAATCCTGTTAAATTAGTGTTCCAACTACTAGTTCCATTAACTCTTCCGAAACCACCAGTATTACCAACCCTTAAATACACACTATTTACTCCACTATAACTATTTGCTGTCCCACTTACACTTACATTATTTGCATTGAATGCCTGGTTATTCGTTGGGGTTAAAATATTGACTGATACATAAATTGAAACTATGAAAGTTACACTTTGTGTTGAACTCGTATTCCCAGAATTATCTACTGCATAAACATATATTGTGTTAGTTCCTTCACTCAATCCTACTAAGTTAGTAGTCCAACTCGTAGTTCCACTTACCTTTCCAAAACCACCAGTATTTGATAGTCTTAGATAAACTTCTCTAACACCGCTACCTGTATCGCTAGCTGTTCCTATTACTGTTAGAACATTACTCGTGTAACTATTGTTAGTTGGAAAGATTATCGTAACGGTTGGTGCTGTTGTATCTACTCCTCCTCCACCTCCACCACTTCCTCTCTCACTTTCATCTCTTCCTGGTTCTGAAGTGCAGCTGATATATCCAATAGTGCTAACCAGTAACAGGGTGCTTAAAATCAATATCAACTTGCCTAATCTCATAGATACCTCCAATATTTTTTGTATTTGAGATTATGTGAGAGCAAACTTCGTCGTAGATGTAATGGAGTAATTCTATGAACCTAAAGAGCAACGAAAAGTTTTGCTCTCAACATACTCTTCTAAGAGTATATAAATACTTTACCTTAAATGTCAAGTATTCTGGTTACTAATTTCATTTGGATATGTGGATTTAAACTTTTGGATAGTAGTATCGTGATATACCACTATTTACTATGTTTAGAGTAGAAAAACAAGATTGTTGTTCTAATCTAGGATCTGTTGGATAACTTTGTTTGTTGTGTCTCTTGGGAATAGTTTTTTCATATTTGACTTAAATATGTCGTAGTTTTTGAATAGCAAGTCTATGGTTTCTAGGATTTTACTGATAGTTAGATCATTTTCTTCAATTACTATACCTGCGCCTCTTGACTCTACAAACATTGCGTTGTGATACTGATGGTTTTTTGATGCGTAGGGAAATGGAATTATCAGAGATGGGACTCCAAAGAATGAAAGTTCTGATATAGTGCTCGCTCCACCTCTCGTTATCGCAACATCAATAGCACTCATAAAGGAACTGACATCGTTTATAAAATCAAAAATTTTGACATTACTTTCATTCTTACACTTTTCAAGTATTTCTTGATAGTAATCTTGTCCTGTTATCCATATCACTTTGTATTCTTTTGTAAGTTCATGGATGTTTTCGGATATGATCTTATTAACATTTTTGGCACCTTGACTTCCGAGTATAATACCTATTACTTTATCGTCTGAAGAAAAACCAAAAGTGTTTTTAGCGTAATCTTTTAGTTGTATATCTCTTTCACCATACCTAATCGGATTGCCAATCCTCTCAAAATTGTTTGGATAGTTCTTTTTATCAACGAGTGGAAAAGTAAGTATAACTTTTTTAGCGAAAAGAGATATAATTTTGTTTGTCAGTCCCATCACAGCATTTTGTTCTAAAAGGATAATAGGTTTTCGTAGGATTAATCCTGCGAGACCAACAGGACCAGAAACATATCCTCCTGTAAGCACAATCCTGTCAGGTTTGAAGTTCAGAATTATCTTGAGTGATTTGAAGAAGGATAAAATAGCATCCTTTATAACGACTAGGTTCTTAAGTAAGTTTCTAGTGAAGCCACTTGATATAGGAATAACCTCTAATTCATTTGAAGGAATGTTATCTTTGATTAGTGGAAACTTTAGAGCGTGGGGGTTAGTTATGAAAAGAATATCGTGCTTTGCTTCTTTTAGCCTATTGTATATTGATAGGCCAGGAGATATGTGCCCCCCTGTCCCACCAGAAACTATCAGTATTCTCATTTATTCTCTAGTAGTCTGTCTAATTTTGAATTAATATCCATTATGACCTTCTCTATATTATTTACTTTGGCGTTTAGGTAATGAAAGCCCTCTAACACACCTTCCTTCACCTTAAGTAGTTCGTGTTCTGATGTAACAACGATGTCTTTAAGTTTTTGAATTTGAGTTTCAAGAATCTGTGTCTCATTTATCACGTTCCTTATTCTATCCATTATTTCAGAAATAATGGGATCCATAAAACCTCCTTATGAGGATATTATGTAAGGTTTGAATTTTTTTATTCAAGTATCAAAGATTTTTGGGTTCTGTGGAATTTGTTTTCTATGTTTATGGGAGTTATAATATTATTATCTTATGGATACACGAGTATTCATTGTGTCAACGGTTTTTGTTATTCTTTTTTTGTTTGATTCTTCTTGGGCTAGTGATTTTCAGTCCGTTTATATTCAGTCAATGAAGTTACACAGCGAAGGAGATTTTCTAAAGGCGTTTAACATTTTGGATAACACTATAAGTAAGTATAGCAATACTCCGGCATACTTTTATGTCAAGTCTTTGTTGTATCTCAAGGATTCATATCTCAGTGGTGAGGTTAGTGTTAAGTTTATCTCAAACACACTCTTGAGATATTCAAGATTGATATATACAAGAAACATTTTTGATGAGAAAGTTTTTGAGTCTTTTGTTGATATTTCTGATGAGTTTGGTTTTGAAGATATAACATACCAATCACTGAAAAATTTACTATTTACAAATCCTTCAAACAGGGCTGGTATATATTTTCTTGTCAGAAACCTGTTTTCAAAAGGCAAATATGAATATATACCAAGGATATCAAAAAAATATCTGGATTTAGTTGAAATTCCTGAGATGTCATACTACGCGCTACTCTCAAAGATATATACATACGAATACAGTGATTTTGATGTCATCTTACAGGATATCGTGTATAACTACGATTCGGATGAAGTGAGATTTATAGTTGCAAACACCTACTATCATACTATGGATTTTGACAAGGCTTGGGAGTTCCTTGATACTGAAAATAGGATCATAGACCAAGAACTCCAACTCAAACTTATGATACTAAGGAATGAGAGTAAGAATAAAATAAACCAGTTTGTCAAGATACATAGTAAGAGTATGTCCAAAGACTTGATAGCACTTGCAAAGGCGTTTACTGAAGATGGTGAAATGCTTCAGAAGATTGTAGAAAGAAAAATAACTTCTAAAGAACCAACTTACATTGAACCTATATACTTATACCTAGGCATGAAGTTTTTTAAAAACCCAGAGATCTACAATAAATCTGTTGAGAAACTAGCGATAAACTTCTTCTCAAAGAAGTTATATCAAAAGGTAATACAACTACTATCGGGTAAGAAGGGGTTGTCAAAAGAATCAAAGTACATTCTGGCTTTAAGCCATATTGAGGTTGGAGAGTATAGAAAGGCACTACCTCTTCTTGAGGAGTTGAAGAATTATTTTTTAGAGGCTGAGGTTAAGACAGCGTCAGTTTATGTAGAAATTGGGGAGTTTAATAGAGCTCTGCGTGAAGCAAAGTCAATAAAGCAGAAGGTCATTTCAAGAGGGAGTGACCTAAATAAAATGGTTCTCTCACATGTTTTTTTAGAGATAGGGGATGTATCTAGTTCAGAAGAGGTCTATAACTCAATTGAGGATAAGTCTTCGTTTTATGCTAAGTTTCTGTATGCTACAATCTTGTTCTACAAGAAGGAATATGCTCTATCAGAAAAGGTAATACAGAGGCTGTATGATGAGGATAAGTATAATCCAGATTTAATAAATTCACTTGCGTTTGTATGGGCTGTTCAGAATAAGAACTTAAAGGAGGCTTTAATACTTTCAAAGTATTCTACTGTATTTGATGATAACTACTATTACTTTGACACCCTAGCATACATATACTTAAAACTCGGTGAGATTAACTTAGCAAGGGAGAGTATAGAGAAGGCTATAATGCTTATGGAGAGGAATAATAGATTTTCAAAGGATATTTATATCCGTGCTTACGGTATTTACAAGCAACTTGGAGAGTATGACAAAAGCAGACTGATGCTCTCAAAGGCGAATAGGGAGTAGAGTTATGACTACTGAGATTATTTTAACATTTGTAGTATATGGTGTTTTAACATTTCTGTTTGGTGTTGTGTTAGGATACTTTATCGCAAGGATTGTTTTCAACAGAGAGTTAGACAAGATTATTAGGGAGGAGAGGAAAAGTGCTTTGAGTTCATCTAGGTCTGTCTTAAAGGGTAAAATTACAGAACAACTACTACCTCTTATGCCTTTTTTCAACTACAACTTATCTGACGCTAGGTTTATAGGTTCTCCGATAGACTATATCGTGTTTGATGGATATAGTGATCTTAATGTTGTCCAGGATGAGATAAAAGAGATAGTATTTATAGAAGTTAAATCAGGAAATTCACCTTTATCCGTCACTGAAAGTGCTATCAAGAGAGCTGTTGATGAGAAGAGAGTTAGGTTTGAAGTATTACATATTAACAAGCTACAAAAAGATAAAGTTTCAAAACTGGATGACTCCAAAATACTCTAGAATTGTTAAGATTCCTACTGTTATCAATATACCTCCAGTAACATATTTTAATAGGTTATTGCCTATTAGGTTTGCTAACTTATCTGTGAAGAATATTACTGCTAGATTTGGCACTAGTAATCCTAAAGTTCCTCCAATCCATACCATAAGGGGTTCTCTTGAGTTTATGGTTATAGATAGTGCAGTAAGTTGAGATCTATCAAACATCTCAGAGGTGAAAAGTATTAAAAATACCTTAAGAAATTCGGGGATTCTTTTTACGTACTCTTTTTCTGTTTTTTTCTGCTTTTCAAAAACTACAAATAGTCCTACAACTAGAAATACAAGCCCACTCGTGAGGACTAGAGAGCCTCTAGGAACTACTCTATTAAGCCATTCACCGACCAGGGTAGGTATAAGCATAATGATAATTGATGACAGGAGCACTCCTACTACAAGACTTATCTTTCTAAATTTGGGAGTCATGCCTAGAGTTAGGAACATTGTTTTGTCAGATATTTCAACTATGGTTATAAGTAGAAAAGAAGTTAATATAGGCACTACTTACCTCCTTTGACTAGGAGCATATTTCTGGATAAACAGACTAAATCAT
This is a stretch of genomic DNA from Spirochaetota bacterium. It encodes these proteins:
- a CDS encoding endonuclease; the encoded protein is MTTEIILTFVVYGVLTFLFGVVLGYFIARIVFNRELDKIIREERKSALSSSRSVLKGKITEQLLPLMPFFNYNLSDARFIGSPIDYIVFDGYSDLNVVQDEIKEIVFIEVKSGNSPLSVTESAIKRAVDEKRVRFEVLHINKLQKDKVSKLDDSKIL
- a CDS encoding UDP-N-acetylglucosamine--N-acetylmuramyl-(pentapeptide) pyrophosphoryl-undecaprenol N-acetylglucosamine transferase, encoding MRILIVSGGTGGHISPGLSIYNRLKEAKHDILFITNPHALKFPLIKDNIPSNELEVIPISSGFTRNLLKNLVVIKDAILSFFKSLKIILNFKPDRIVLTGGYVSGPVGLAGLILRKPIILLEQNAVMGLTNKIISLFAKKVILTFPLVDKKNYPNNFERIGNPIRYGERDIQLKDYAKNTFGFSSDDKVIGIILGSQGAKNVNKIISENIHELTKEYKVIWITGQDYYQEILEKCKNESNVKIFDFINDVSSFMSAIDVAITRGGASTISELSFFGVPSLIIPFPYASKNHQYHNAMFVESRGAGIVIEENDLTISKILETIDLLFKNYDIFKSNMKKLFPRDTTNKVIQQILD
- a CDS encoding right-handed parallel beta-helix repeat-containing protein, with translation MRLGKLILILSTLLLVSTIGYISCTSEPGRDESERGSGGGGGGVDTTAPTVTIIFPTNNSYTSNVLTVIGTASDTGSGVREVYLRLSNTGGFGKVSGTTSWTTNLVGLSEGTNTIYVYAVDNSGNTSSTQSVTFIVSIYVSVNILTPTNNQAFNANNVSVSGTANSYSGVNSVYLRVGNTGGFGRVNGTSSWNTNLTGLGGGTNTIYVYAVDNAGNTSSTQSVSFVIQLGSSVGISDPTNNQIINSTSITVSGTAHSYSSTVSGVFLRLGDSGGFGQVNGTDNWTTNLTSLNEGVNTIYVYSIDNAGNTSSTQSVSFIVALRMYVSTNGNDSNNGVSKTSPVRNIQTAVSRARIYNVNEIYTTTGLYRPTSGGGLVNETGFIGDSGVLITNNNIRIIGGWDANFNNIIGYSELDGENILYHILFITNATNIVIKNLVIRKGNANYSSFPHSVGGGIYLDNVSYSLISNVVISNNSASSRGGGIYIASSHSNIIIANIFSNRVVNYEGGGIYLSYSHSNLISGSVYYNSASGNQPSSLGGGIYLYSSSENLIASSVYSNYSTRGGGGIYMYYSHTNIIASNVYANLSSNDGGGIYLYYSHNNTISGNVFNNTAATNGGGIYLLVADNNTISGNVYSNESIQGGGIFLQQSDLNNITSTVYNNRAKFTGGGINLSSSRNNTINGIIHNNYANFSGGGITLDYSHSNSISGTIFSNSTTNCGGGIYINSSHTNSLSGSVYQNITETGGGIYISSCNYITIVGSVYNNIATNHGGGLSIVLASNVSLLNSYITNNWTLSSTNSVIYLHEYQSKLKNLIISNCFIGGNNDTTAIGIYEENEDITGHKLVNNTFITNRLKYLYREYTGNILITNNIDWTNINNPLQIDSTPDSTNNTVANM
- a CDS encoding TMEM165/GDT1 family protein, which codes for MPILTSFLLITIVEISDKTMFLTLGMTPKFRKISLVVGVLLSSIIIMLIPTLVGEWLNRVVPRGSLVLTSGLVFLVVGLFVVFEKQKKTEKEYVKRIPEFLKVFLILFTSEMFDRSQLTALSITINSREPLMVWIGGTLGLLVPNLAVIFFTDKLANLIGNNLLKYVTGGILITVGILTILEYFGVIQF